The Mastacembelus armatus chromosome 4, fMasArm1.2, whole genome shotgun sequence genome segment TTTTAGAGCAAAAACagttaatactgaaaataacaGCTACTTGAAGATATTCATTTAGGTTTTAAACAGCTAAAAGTCTTGTTTAAAATGCACAAGCAAATGCCAACTAAAATCCTATTGGTAGATTATCAGTTGCTTTACTAAATATTGAAAGATTTGAGACCAAATGTGAGGGAATGCAGAAAATTCAGCCACATTCCATAAAATGTGGATAATTTaggactaaaaaaaataaataaataaaatgttgctATGCAGTTTTGTTTCTGTCCATATGAAGAATGGCAGGTAAACTCCATCTGTACGATTATTGAACACTGACAACTAAATGGGCAGATAATGCATAGCCTTTTCCCTTCATGCTGTACTCATTGAGCTCACCTCATAAAAACACATGTGCTCCATGTGCTCCAACACATACCCAACCAGGCAGCGTATGTGTTCCATTTTCACCAATGGTGCAAAACAGCAGCTTACATTTGAAAACTTCATACTTCTAGAGCTGTTTCACTGAACAATGCAGGCAGCTCAGACCTTTCAATCCAAACAGACGTATGGCAGTATATTCAACCTGGTCTCATCATCATGTGGGTCTAAGGAGATACACTCTGTCCAATCATACCAGTTACCCTTTGTATCATAACAACCGTTAACCCCAGACCAGTGTTGTGAGTGTAATCTGCTCAGGTCTTCACCATTGATCTCTCTGCTAACCCCTGGCAAATCCTTGGCTGGTAGCTCAGGTACCAATACGTGTGTTTTCgtagtgtttttaatttggtATTCCTCTTTTCTTAAAAACTCTGTCATAAAAAAGTGTGCACCAGGGGTGTGGGCACCTGACAATGTCAGCACATTGCTTTGCTGGCTAAGGTATGACTGGATGATGTCACTCCTTGAGAGCTCTTTCCAGTCTGTCTGCTGAAATGGACTGGGAGGAACTGGAGGATTCTGCTTCAGCTGGTCTGATTGCTGACTTTCAGGTCTGTGGCCCACCTTGACCTCTTCCTCCTGGCAAGACTCTTTATAAAAGGAGGGCTTTATCTGCCCTGTTACAGGGTCAAATGTAAGCCTCCTGTCTTTTAACCGGACTGGTTTCATGTCTTCTACAGTGTGTCCATCTAAATTTACCGCATAGTCTTTAGGCCTGTATTTCTGCCTTTTCATTTTCCCTGTATCATTAACAGCATAATCCGAACTGACCCCATCAGTGCAGGATCTGGCAGTTGAGTTATGAATAGGGGTGTTGGGAGTCCTGCTTTGAGAGTCAAAATCTGCAGACCATGAACTGTCTGTGCATAAACCCTGAACACAAGCATTTAAATGCTGAGTAGAAGGCCCCAACTCAGAGGTGTCCACAGACTCTGGTCTCAAGGTGGAGCTAGAAACACCCTGCGAATGTGGTGCAGTTTGTTTGACAACAGCTTCCTGCACTGGAGTCTGAGGACGGTCCCAGGAACAGCGAGGGCTTCTCGTTCGATACTGCCCCCCAGAGGCAGCCTGCCCTCGTTTAGCTTGTGGCTGCGGAACTGATGCTTTTTGTAAAGAAGTGGTGGAAGGTTTGCTGTATCCTGGGGCACTTGGGCGAGGTTTTACAGCATTGACAGGGATTTTATTTAGCCTGTCATTGTCCAAAGACTCAGAATTTCCCCTGTCTAAAGGCTGATGTGCACGAGTATCTGTACAAATTTCTGAGTTTCCACCAATTCCATTGCTTGGCAGCTGTTTAGAGTTTTGCACTTTATCATTAAGAGTCATTTTGGATATCACGGCTGGTGAAAGATGTCCTTCCTTCTGGTCACCCTTACGTTTCCTTTTGTTCACTTTTTCCACACTCGGGGAGTAGCAGTTGTTGAAGTCATTTCTGTTCTTCAACTCTGGACCATTTTTACCTGATGGTGCGGAGGTAACAGGAGTGGAGATGCAGGCACCACCATTGGAAGACCATGATGCACCAAGGTGAACATTGGACAACACCTCACCCTTCCCTGGCTCAATTAGCTTTTGCCAGTTTCGCAGGAGCTTCTTAGCCCTTTTTGCAAGATCCTCATTCTTGGTTTTTTTCCTGACATCATTGATGAGCTTGCCAAGACGGGTTTCCTTCAAGGAAATAAGAGTGATGGTAAACAGCTACAGTGAACTGATTCAACTGCATTTCATTTGAACACAATGTATACTGTAGTTCTGAATGTATCTTACCTCTAGTGCTTCTTTTGTGATAGGATACTTCTCCAAAAAAGAGATCACCTCCACAACTACCACCATGTTGCGTATCTGCTGAAAAGACACATACTTTTATGTATCACAATCCTGACACATCATAGTTACAGCAACATTGTCCAAGTACAGCTGTTTGTATGAAGACGGCAAAGTTTGTGGTTTTTGAGTCTCAAATAGCCAAATTTGCATCTCATctacagagagaaggagaggtcTTTAGAAGGTCAACTAGTAGTTTGAATATACTTTCAAATGTGCACCTGCATGTCAAGACACAATACACTCATGGCGGTTTCAGGCTAAATATGACAAACTGAGaatacatgcaaatgtgttattttattcaaCAAGTAGACCATGACAGATCTGCAAATGTATCAAAATGCTATGTAGAATAGAGATCAACAGGCgccaaaaaacaaatgttggcGCTTGGCCCCCTTAAGACATTAACACAGCATGTCTAAAGTGCATTGTTATATTCTTAAAACTTTACTTGTCCAACTGTACAAGCCATCTAGCCAGTCTTTAAAATATAGAGACAATATTTTGAGCCAAAAAAACAATCtcacacttttttcttttgttttaaagtgcaTCATGGTCTAGCCTGTACCTACACTGTTGAGCTTCTGCTATCCTACAAGCCTGACCATAGTGTCAGATCCTCAGATGGGACCCTTCTGGTTGTTACTAAGGCTCAGCTCAAAAGTAAAGGAGTTCTGTCATTGCAGAATCAGACAGATTTTTAAATCACTTCCTAAAACATTGGGTATCTTTTCAAAAGGTCTTAAATTACTAccataaagtttttattttatttatttatttttatttattataaccTTGTTTTATGTCTCTATTACCACTaatgtagtagtagtactatttgagtttattacattttacaattaCTAACTTATTGCCTAATTCTAGTTCTTGTACATCTGTTTTAAACCATGTAAAGCACTTGATAGCTTTGGTTTTTGACAGTGCAGTCTAAATAAAGCTACTGCTAAATTATTACGTATTTTTATAAACATCCATTAATCAATGTCTCTTGCACAAAAGCACATCATTTGcctacacatacagatacacaaaatgcaacacacactACGTGGTAGCTCGTTTTAATAAGTTACAGTCCTGAAACATTATGCATTTTAGAGTAAAATGAAGTTACAGCAGGCTGATTTAGAACTACATTACCCTATTGCAGTGAGATAGCCAGGGTCTGGAGACCTGCTAATTAGCAAGCAAATAATAACTCGCCACACACGGACTGGCTCCACTGTGTCAAACGTCTGTGGCGACCTGAAGTCGGCTTGGCGTTGCTGTCTACCTACCGTCACCCAGGTAGTTCTTTGGAAACTGGCGGACATACTCACATTGCTCTGGCCGTCAATGGCCTGTAGGAGCCGGTCTCTCATCACCTGCGGAGTGGCTGTGGCCGCTGTCATCGCCTGGCGGTGTCGCGGGTCAGTCAGGACGGACTGGAACAGCAGAATCCACCAAATCTGCCGACTCCTATACGCCCGACGGAAGATCTTCCGTGGGAGTGGGCATCATGTATTATGATGCGTTTACGTTTGCTTTTGTTCGCCACCCTCACGGGCGTGATAATCCAGGTGACGAGGACAGAAAATCGTCTCCTGGCATCTGCTACCCCGCTCGGCtggcagcctcctcctcctcggccTTCATCTGGCTTTTGTGAAGCGCTCCCGAAGAGCATGATGGGAGAAACTACGTAACTGGCGTGAATTTACGTCGTGGCGTCATAGATGTGCATATCCAtgatataataaaatatgtaataaatataatcatgttATTGGTCACtgaaacatatatatttttataataaaaggttgtcatattttattatttatttttttattccgTGAAATTCAAAAACTATATGTCATGTGCTCTTTTTGTGGCTTTTTTAGGTctatctgttcttttttttctccttttaactAGGTTACTGATAACATGAGCTTAACAATTTGcaataaatgttcatttttaggTAGAAGGTACATACTAGAGGTTTTCAGACAGACCACAGCCAGTAGTCAGATTTTGCCATCTCATGGAAGGAAGTGAGAAAATCTCGTCATGCATGGTTGAAAAGTAAGGTAATAATTTTTAAATGACAGATGTTCACACCTTCATTGTTAATATTATGCAAAATATTTCATTCTTCAGTCTGGAACAAAGCATGGACCAGAAGGTAAAAGAGCTAACTTTAGTTTGTCATGCTGACTATAAACttttcactgtgctgtttaCAGTGCAAACCCAtacaaaatagtaaaaaatgtAATAGGAATAAAGGTAAGAATAAAGGCAGGAATAAAAAAAGGTAACACAGGAAAACTATTTTGATCAGTTGTCAGTTGCACTCTAAAGTCATAGTTTTATCAAATTCTGTTATTGAACATGACACAATAAAGCATGTTCATTTATTGCGTAAAAGTGTTATTAGCAGACAGCATTATGCCATCATTTCATTATGAATGTGTAGCAGACACATCATGGCAGTCAACCATTGGAGTCAAATGACAGACAAATaagaaaactgtatttttattaagaATAAGGACACATTTACATTATAGTACATATAGATTTACTTagagcacccccccccccccccaaaaaaggaaaattgcTTAGTTTAATTGGAGAGGCTGTATTAAATATTGTgcatagacacacacgcacatgacAGCCAAAGAGTATATTGGGAGAAGTTTGTGCCATTTATACTTACACATCAGATGGGATAGTTCATAAAAACGAGAAAGATCattctgacttttctgtttAATACAGCTGTATTTTGATAAACAAGATAATCTTGATAAGTCACAAGTTCACCACTAAGTGTGATTACTGTAGCAGTATGTCAGGTGATACCAAGCTAAATCTTTCAATAATGACAAACGGCTAACAAGCCACATATAGACTATTTACCAGTTTATGAAGGCTGTCCATCATTTTGAACCCTGGCATTTctataaaaaagaaaacgtgctttaaaacaaacatgctgaaACGACTTATTCTATAATGAAGCATGAGGGCTCATGAGAAAACACATATCCAGGAAAGACGGGTGTGCTGGTATAGTTACAgcttaaacataaaataaacaaacaaacaaaaaaattaaactaaaaatgtaataacttttataagactaaataaatacagcaatTCATGAATTTCTGTACAGTCAGAAGTAGATTGAGGATTTGAGGTGGTAAATCAAATGAAGTATAATTACAGTTAAAAGGGCCCAaggaacagaaaatatttatcaaGGTGAAGTTCAGAGCATTCATCTTGGAAGTCATCACCCCAAAGGGCTCTTGTTACTGCAAATGATGATCATGATCCAAATAATCTGCGAGGATTAAAAACATTCCACCAGTTAGGAAAGCAACAAATTCGCAGCACATTCCTGGGACATTTTTCAGTCTATTCTGTAAAATGTAGAATGTCACAAATGTGAGGTAATTTACAAAACAAGAGGCAGGATGAAGAAAGTAAATTAACACCCTATTACAACTATTTTAAAGTAGATGACTAGCGTTAGCTAACAGAGTGTTACTCACAAGATCATGCAGAACATGATGAAGATGTTCCATAATGCGATGAAGATCCTGAAGTATCGCAAACTGAGCAGGAACTCTCTGATGTTGTCacctgaaaaacagacaaaactacaGATCTGTGCCACACAATTTTTCAGAATTTTCTGTATTCTTCCTCTTTAACTCTCAACACACACCTGTTGTCGGTGCTCTAGACTCATCTCCAAACCCCTGGGACTCCTTCTTTTTGCTGCAAAGCgttaacaaaaataacacattaacaGGTTTTTAACAACATTGTGTGATCATCCATCACTGTCTGACATGTACCATGTAAtggctgttgttgctgtgtttcgCTGTTTCCCCtagaaaatgtttatgttctgcTAGTGGTggatctatacccacttatttctatttattttatagaagcttattttgctttatttccatttttcacaGGAATCTGCAAGAGCATATCGCTGCtatttttgggtgaaaggcaggggtacaccctagacaggtcaccagtccatcacaaggccacatacagacacacaccaaacacatgcacactcactcctatgggcaatttagagtcaccaatcaacctgacatacatgtttttggactgtgggaggaaactggagtacccggagaaaacccacccaagcacagggagaacatgcccctgctgggtttcgaaccagaacccttcttactgtgaggcaatTGTGAGGCTTGCCAAAAAACTGCAGTTGAAAATTAGCCAGCTGGCCATCATTGGCACATTTACAAACACGTTCTTTAATGTGTGCTGTCCTTATAAATGAAGccctgacacacatacacacactacagTTCAGAGCAGCAGTGTGTAACCCTCTGTGCAGTCATACATACACTtggtatgttttatttataataacatAACTACACATACATTAATACGTATACTTGAATTGGTAACACTTAGCTGAGcttatggggaaaaaaatcctaTGCACATGGGTTAggttagtttagtttaaaaggtgctaaacaaatacaaaataaagttaTATAAAGTCAGTAAAAACCACTGCGACTGTAACACTTACAGCTTGAAATTCAGCACAGCCCCTGCGTTTACCAGTAAGGTCCTGGAGAGAAAGAGTCACAGATGAGATTTAGTTGTTTACCTGTATCGCTAATAGCTGCTGAGCTGGCATTAGCACGGGGGCTAGTTAGCTTATTATTTAGCTGGATATTATCCTATCTAACCAACCGCACACtgaacaataacacacactGCGGGCAAAACAGCTCAACAGAAACGCGTCTCTATGTAAAATATTAACGACAGTGGATAAATTACCCGAATATTAACAGATCTCCGATCATCTTGCTCACATCACACCAGAAACAACGCACTTCCGTGTTCGACCACGTAATCAGGAATGTGACCAATAGGATTTCAGTACCGTGACGACCAAGGTCTGTAGGTTTTTATACCCTGATATTTACCTGTAAGGTTCTACCTGGCACAGGCTGTGTGTGCCCACTGTTTTACACACTTTAAATGGTTGGGATTGGTTTGGGTATCAGCAGAAGTCGGTGTTAAAAGTGCTGTTTAGAGCCATGGTTACAGGCAAAGATGCTGAGTTGTACAGCAGATACAAAGGTCTGCCTGAAACATTGTAATCTTTATAATAATGGGCTATATAATCCACTATAAAGGTCATATTACACTACGCCCGAACAACTATTGTAGCCAAGCAAAGTGACTGTAAATGGCTTTTGCTTGATATTTTGGACATACGAGGTTTTCAGTTTTGGAGCCCCCTGGTGGAGGCATAGGTTTATCTCTGAATATGAGTCAGgaattacaaacaaaaaatagaaaataaatacattaaatgaattttaaaaaatacataaccCTGTTTGCTGTTCATTGATGTAGGTCTTGTGTTAATGCtcctttaattaaaacatttctccATCATCATCTTGAAGAATGTAAACAGCCGGTGATATCACCAAATCCCGCTGCGCTGTTAGAGATCAGTCGGTTATTTGGCTGCAGTGAATCAGCCTCTGCGCAGGGTCTGATCCGgatttgatgatgttttttaTGAAGCAGGGAATAGAGGCTGCAATCAAACCTCTATATTATCGCCTTATGGCCTATTAATCgattatgatgatgataaagaGGAGCCTTTTggttttttctcagttttaattCTCCAGCAGCTGACATGTAAACTTCCTATCGCCTAAAAAGCGGAACAGCTGGCACGGAGCgcaggtgatgatgatgatgatgctgaggCTGTGGAGATGAGTGGTATTAATAGGAGGGCTTGAGTGTCACAGGCTTTCACTGTCGAGACCGGGGGTGCTTGGTGGAGAGTCGGTGGGTTGGGGGGGGTTTCGATTCAGGCTGCGCAGttggaataaaaagaaaacccaGGGACTTAACGGGTTTTCAGACAGGCAACATGGACGTGCTGACAGTTCTTAATTTGGGCGATTTTGCCCATGCTTTCTCCAAAATGGGGATGTTTCCTGTGTTTGATGTCGCTTATTACATCGTGTCCATCGTCTACCTCAAGTATGAGCCAGGTCAGTGTATTTCCTACTTTTCTGTTTAGCTTGAAGTGAGCGTGTGTTTTACATATAAAGGACATGCTTTGGTATTTGATAAATACAGGTATCTAGCCTATAAAACCCTACTGTTTGCAAGGTGCATCTGCTCCTCACTCACTAGACCTGTGTGTGTAAACATAAcctacatttatttacaataacacaaagtcaaaacatgtttaaaacaaacatattcCTTTACAAGGGAATTTTATCATTAAAACCCATAAGGATTTATAAGTAATTATTCAGATGAAAAGCTGTAATATTTATATAAGAAATTGAATGAACATGTaatattgtgtttattaagtgttttggtatttttgtgGTATAGCTAGCCTATACATTGCTCTCACACCCATACAAGGACTTTCTTTTACTGTTATCTCTATAGTACCCTTTCCTTATAAAGCATGACCTGTTACATAAACCTCAGCTCTGTTTGCCTGGTGCCAGGGCACCTTCTATTGCTGCAACTGCCTGACCTCATTTATACAGTAGGAAATCACTGGAGTAGGTCTAATACCTAATAGACTCAGCTAATACCTGATATTTTCCAAGATTTTCCTCATTTGAGCTACAGAGCATGAGGAGGGTGAAACCTGAGAGACGGCCTGTGCATACCACTGTCTTTGGCAATAAATAGAAGATCCTGAAATAGACTGTATCAGTGGGTTGCACACTTGCAGGCTGCAGTTGCTGCGTTATTTACACTAGACCTTAAAGATGAAATAAGCTGTTGAACAAGACATCCAGCAGGACCTTACTGCTCCTGCAAGTGTGCAGCCTTTTTCCACTTTGATGTCAGCGTTAGTGAAGGTGATGGAAACACCAAAATGTAGGCGATAAGTTTACAGCTGTGCTGTACAGCATGACGTCTGTTGCATCCAGATCAGAAATGGATCAGAAATATGATCTTATTACAATATCACTCAATAACTATACTCCAAACACTTAAAGTGAGATATCGTCAGCTTAATAACCTTTTAGACAGTTTCATGACTGCGTGTTTAACTTGGAATATACTGCAGGAGGTATCTACAGTAAGAATATTGTATggttataataatataacaatatcCTCACTAGGGAAAGAAGTGAGTCTAGCTGATCCTTATCTCTACTTGACGCTAGCAGTTTGAGGCAACATTGTGCAGTCTTACGATAAGCCCGAATGACaatgttgcattgtgggaaatgtagccatggtgcttgtttgttttttttgtttgtttgtttttttattcaagaagaaagtataaaaaaaataagatgatCCCACCAcctctctttttcttgtttaaaaataacaatactGATCATGTTATAGGAGTGCAGTGCAAAATGATAAATCAAATAAGATGAGCAACAGGTTAACAAACAGCACATCTGTTTTGCCGCCACATGCTCCATATTTAAAGCAAGCAATGCAAAGCATTTTTTCCTTTACATGCGCAATGGGAATTTACAGTAGTTTGCAGTGCAATTCACAAAAAACGTTAAAGTCATTCACACTTACAAGTGCGGCAACATGCCAAATAAAATGCAGAATCTTTCATCTTCTGCAGTTGCTTATTGAATTATGTTATCTTGAGCTTGTTGCTAGTTTGAGTGCATATGCATAAACCTGCTTGTTTTTAATTACCACATGCAAAGCTTGTTTCTGGGAGTTTATATCCATTATTTCATTAAGCATCAGGTTAACAGGTGGCACCAATGCTTCTTCATGACTGTTTACTTTATCTCACTTCATATCTCAGAAAATTTTACAGTCAAATGACTCACGCTGCCACCATTTGCAAGATCACCATTTAGCATTCCCTGCACGTGGCTCAATAGAGAGTCCAGGTTCACACAAGTTAGGGGAGCACATGAATGAATTTTGGGATCACCATGGGCGGAGGGAGGAGAATCAAGCATGTGGGGTCAAAGGTTAAGACAGGCTTGACAGTTGCAAGGCCGGAGAGGCGGTTGAGGAGAATATATTTATAGGTACAGCATTTCTCAGGATCAGATTGCTTTTAAACTGAGTCAGTCACACTGCAGCACCCTCACCCACCTGTTGTTGGAGATTTGTGCCCGTGTCTTGATTTAGTGTATGTCTCTTACAATGTTGTAACAGGGGCAAGTCTTTACCTACTGTACACGAAAGCCGACTATATAGTCTTAAAACCATATCATACTTTACATGTAATATTTGTGTGGTTTGTTTTACCTGATCATAGTCATGTTCATACATATTGTACATGTTCATTATATGAATTATTGGAAGTAGATGGACTGAAACTTTTGAAATGTAGGTCTGAAACTTCAAAAGTTTCTGAAATTTTTGGACTTTTTCTTctacagtttttgtttattacGATGCCCTGGCATTGATGGAATGTAATTAAGTACATTTATTAAAGTACTGctctaaattacatttttgagatattttcattttatactacatactgtatacttcACTGTTTCAGAGTCAGATATTGTGCTTTCACTCTGCTACATGTATTGCACAGCTGTAGTTACTAGTTACTTTTCAGATTTTACATCCAAATCATAATCAGTTTGTTATacatattattcatttttagtgGAAATTGGCCTCAGCTCCATCGTCCACAGCATTAAAATACTGCTTTTAATCATACCTGTAATATGAAGCAGCACTAAGAGGAGTCATTCTGCATAGTGACCAATTTTACTTCTGATATatattaaaagtgtattttgttACCAGTATTGATTAAGTAAAACTCATACTTAATTACATCATATAACAAAGGTATCGTATTATACCAGGCCCACTACAAATAGTCGTGCATATGTTTTAAGTTCCCATTACGTTAGAATTTCACACATGGTCAATGAGAGTTTATCGTAACACAGCACCAAGCACCAAGCATTAACTTATTTGCACTTATTTAACACAGTGCGTGGGTGAACTTTCAAGTTGTACACTGAATGCCTGTAGTTGTCTTGAGTCAATATTAGGTTATGATAAAAAGGCTTATTATCAGGGCGGGAACTCCAATGGTTGACAGGGCGTGGACAACGATAcagcacatagacacacaagGGATTCACTGATAAAGGCTTTTAAAGCGCATCAGTTTTGCACTGTAGAAACAAACAGAATGTTTTAAGAAATTCATATTTATGGTAGTAATCAATCTGATTCTTGTGAAAGACAGTACTGACTTCTGGTCAGAGTGGAAAAACCTCTAAAACTGTGTTTAAGCCATTTGGAACCTACATTGTTGGTCAGTTATAACGTGTATGTAATGATAATTATGacaattcatatttttaaatcatacatttataaatatCATAAATATCATATTTTCTAATATTAACATTAGAAGCTATAAAAGTCAAAATCATTTTCTACAATAAGTCAGTTATAATTAAGATGGGAAAGTCCTGACACTGCAGTGCAACTACATATATCAATATAGTGTTAAAACAAAGAAGCAAACAAAAAGCAATCAGAGTTGATTTTTTTACCTTCATTTTCCAGGTGAGTCAAGAGCAACCAGGGTACGATATGCAACAGGGGTCCCTGGGTTAGAGGTTGAACCACCAACATTGTGTGGTTAATAGTCCCTTAACATTCAGTCATCATGGTCTCCAGTTTCaggtttttaatgtttgtattgttttgtagCTGTGGTCAGAAACTGGAATCTCCAAACTGGCAGTGGATGACACTGACTGTGTGATATCTAAGATTTAATATAAACCAAGCACAAATCAAACACCAGCCacagtgttttttcatttccacaGCCTTCGTTTTGTCCAGGACAGTCGCTGacagctcctcctctgttttGCAGGCTCGGTGGAGGTCTCTCGCAGGAGTCCCGTAGCCTCCTGGCTCAGTGCCATGCTCTACTGCTTTGGTAGTTACATCCTGGCAGACATCATGCTTGGAAGCAGCCCCATCGACTATTTCCAGTACAACAGCCACATCCTGCTGGCCTCAGCTGTCTGGTGAGAAAATCCTCACAGATTTAACTTTCACACAGGAATGTCTGCTTTTATCGATTCATACTTTTCAGTTCGTGCCTATATGATAACATTGTCCCCTCAAATGCAACATAACTTCGAAGAAAAAATTCAACCAGTCATTTGGATTaatccacagacacagacacagatacagacacaggGTCACAGGATACTGGGATAATGCCCTGTCCAtctattatccatccatccatccatccattatctatatctgcttattcctatttatggtcccagggatctgctggagcctatcccagctctctttgggtgaaaggcaggggtacaccctg includes the following:
- the LOC113139851 gene encoding mediator of RNA polymerase II transcription subunit 26 isoform X2, whose amino-acid sequence is MTAATATPQVMRDRLLQAIDGQSNIRNMVVVVEVISFLEKYPITKEALEETRLGKLINDVRKKTKNEDLAKRAKKLLRNWQKLIEPGKGEVLSNVHLGASWSSNGGACISTPVTSAPSGKNGPELKNRNDFNNCYSPSVEKVNKRKRKGDQKEGHLSPAVISKMTLNDKVQNSKQLPSNGIGGNSEICTDTRAHQPLDRGNSESLDNDRLNKIPVNAVKPRPSAPGYSKPSTTSLQKASVPQPQAKRGQAASGGQYRTRSPRCSWDRPQTPVQEAVVKQTAPHSQGVSSSTLRPESVDTSELGPSTQHLNACVQGLCTDSSWSADFDSQSRTPNTPIHNSTARSCTDGVSSDYAVNDTGKMKRQKYRPKDYAVNLDGHTVEDMKPVRLKDRRLTFDPVTGQIKPSFYKESCQEEEVKVGHRPESQQSDQLKQNPPVPPSPFQQTDWKELSRSDIIQSYLSQQSNVLTLSGAHTPGAHFFMTEFLRKEEYQIKNTTKTHVLVPELPAKDLPGVSREINGEDLSRLHSQHWSGVNGCYDTKGNWYDWTECISLDPHDDETRLNILPYVCLD
- the smim7 gene encoding small integral membrane protein 7; translated protein: MIGDLLIFGTLLVNAGAVLNFKLKKKESQGFGDESRAPTTGDNIREFLLSLRYFRIFIALWNIFIMFCMILLFGS
- the LOC113139851 gene encoding mediator of RNA polymerase II transcription subunit 26 isoform X1, encoding MTAATATPQVMRDRLLQAIDGQSNQIRNMVVVVEVISFLEKYPITKEALEETRLGKLINDVRKKTKNEDLAKRAKKLLRNWQKLIEPGKGEVLSNVHLGASWSSNGGACISTPVTSAPSGKNGPELKNRNDFNNCYSPSVEKVNKRKRKGDQKEGHLSPAVISKMTLNDKVQNSKQLPSNGIGGNSEICTDTRAHQPLDRGNSESLDNDRLNKIPVNAVKPRPSAPGYSKPSTTSLQKASVPQPQAKRGQAASGGQYRTRSPRCSWDRPQTPVQEAVVKQTAPHSQGVSSSTLRPESVDTSELGPSTQHLNACVQGLCTDSSWSADFDSQSRTPNTPIHNSTARSCTDGVSSDYAVNDTGKMKRQKYRPKDYAVNLDGHTVEDMKPVRLKDRRLTFDPVTGQIKPSFYKESCQEEEVKVGHRPESQQSDQLKQNPPVPPSPFQQTDWKELSRSDIIQSYLSQQSNVLTLSGAHTPGAHFFMTEFLRKEEYQIKNTTKTHVLVPELPAKDLPGVSREINGEDLSRLHSQHWSGVNGCYDTKGNWYDWTECISLDPHDDETRLNILPYVCLD